The Alistipes megaguti sequence TGAGAGCTGGGAACTCTCGGGGGTCGAAGGCAACGAATCCGTCGTTGCGAACGGTCCCGAGGCCGGTACCAAACTCCCGGATCTGCTGGCCCGTCACGGCGCCGCACTGCTGGGCAAGGCCAACTACGAGCGTTTCGGCAACGAATTCCCGCTGCTGATCAAGTTCATCGACGCCCGGCAGGACCTCTCGATCCAGGTACACCCCAACGACCAACTGGCCTGGGAACGCCACCACTCGAAGGGCAAGACCGAAATGTGGTATGTCGTGGCCACCGATCCCGGAGCCCATCTGCGTTCGGGCTTCTCGAAGCAGGTGACCCCCGAGGAGTATGAGGCCAGCGTCGGGGACAACACCATCACGGACATCCTGGCCGACTACGCTATCCGTCCGGGCGATGTTTTCTTCCTGCCCGCCGGCCGTGTCCACGCCATCGGTGCCGGATCGTTCATCGCCGAGATCCAGCAGACCTCGAACATCACCTACCGCATCTACGACTACGGCCGTGTAGGTGCCGACGGCAAACCCCGCGAGCTGCACACCGAGCTGGCCAAGGAGGCCATCGACTACACCGTGCTGCCCGACTACCGCACGCACTATACGCCGGCCCGCGATACGCGCGTCGAATTGGTTTCGTGCCCCTACTTCACCACGTCGCTCTTCGATCTGACCCGCGAGCAGACGCTCGACCTCTCGACGCTGGATTCGTTCGTCGTCGTCATGTGTCTCGAGGGTCACGGCACGCTGACCGACGACCGCGGCGAAACGGTTCCGGTGCATCAAGGAGAGACTGTGCTGGTTCCGGCTTCGGCGCAGTTGCTGCGCTTTACGCCCGAGGGTTCGATGAAGCTGCTCACAAGCTGGATCGCCTGATGGAAGGTCCGGTATCCAAAAAGAAGAGAGGCGGAGTTCTTCACTCCGCCTCTTTTTTGTCGCAGCCGCACCGCCGACACAACCGACATAACCGACACAACCGGTTTCGCTACCCCACAGCGATCACAAAAAAGAGGCTGCC is a genomic window containing:
- a CDS encoding type I phosphomannose isomerase catalytic subunit; protein product: MYKFQPILKSLIWGGEKIAPYKQIETEQHNIGESWELSGVEGNESVVANGPEAGTKLPDLLARHGAALLGKANYERFGNEFPLLIKFIDARQDLSIQVHPNDQLAWERHHSKGKTEMWYVVATDPGAHLRSGFSKQVTPEEYEASVGDNTITDILADYAIRPGDVFFLPAGRVHAIGAGSFIAEIQQTSNITYRIYDYGRVGADGKPRELHTELAKEAIDYTVLPDYRTHYTPARDTRVELVSCPYFTTSLFDLTREQTLDLSTLDSFVVVMCLEGHGTLTDDRGETVPVHQGETVLVPASAQLLRFTPEGSMKLLTSWIA